In Acidobacteriota bacterium, one genomic interval encodes:
- a CDS encoding glycosyltransferase, translated as MSTVRGPGAEAAVGGAPLSAAVRGNDWRAVELPELEAFVPALPLSVVVPCFEAPEALELTLAGLEAQSYPRDLFEVIVVDDGSSPPLAVRGPESLEVRLLRREERGFGLAAARNAGARAAAHGVLVFLDGDVIPEAGLLAAHARWHHCVVDALTQGFCGYVSAAGLDAAAIRGRTGSLAGLLAGRPWDPPWFERHMARTDDLTSDHEDLFRAVTGNNFGIRKAFFEETGGFDESFDRYGGEDTEFGYRVWCRGGLLVPVREAFGWHQGRWGEGRGRKERDQDLQAAKLAELIPDPGFRRHGRGPGFAVPRHVAVIDAGDSPAKCLREVAERLLANPGDDLAVRIEAPAGRDDGDRLWRVLSADPRITGGPVGTALERYPHSPFHIAIPAGVMPPRGLTGKLRAALGRGARAEVFLPDGARIVITRTWALHRARRAGGRAEDYGESATVRASRFRFLAGRSAARRVPRARRRRGGRAAAARIRDEVRQVRGRAGLRRFVAWLASALRWRLRELRDRAASGAVAGRRSGR; from the coding sequence GTGTCCACGGTTCGCGGACCGGGGGCTGAGGCGGCGGTGGGGGGCGCACCGCTGTCCGCCGCCGTGCGCGGCAACGACTGGCGCGCGGTCGAGCTACCGGAGTTGGAGGCGTTCGTCCCGGCGCTGCCGCTGAGCGTCGTCGTCCCCTGTTTCGAAGCTCCCGAGGCGCTGGAATTGACGCTCGCGGGCCTCGAAGCGCAGAGCTACCCGAGGGACCTGTTCGAGGTGATCGTCGTGGACGACGGTTCGTCGCCGCCGCTCGCGGTTCGCGGCCCGGAATCGCTCGAGGTGAGGCTCCTGCGCCGGGAAGAACGCGGCTTCGGGCTCGCGGCCGCGCGCAACGCCGGGGCGCGGGCGGCGGCGCACGGTGTCCTCGTGTTCCTGGACGGCGATGTCATCCCCGAAGCTGGTCTGCTCGCCGCCCACGCCCGGTGGCATCACTGCGTGGTGGACGCGTTGACCCAGGGCTTTTGCGGCTACGTGTCGGCGGCCGGGCTCGACGCGGCCGCGATCCGCGGGCGGACCGGCTCGCTCGCGGGACTGCTGGCCGGCCGGCCCTGGGACCCGCCCTGGTTCGAGCGCCACATGGCCCGGACGGACGACCTGACGTCGGACCACGAGGACCTGTTCCGGGCCGTGACCGGCAACAACTTCGGGATCCGCAAGGCGTTCTTCGAGGAAACGGGCGGCTTCGACGAGTCCTTCGACCGCTACGGCGGCGAGGACACCGAGTTCGGCTACCGGGTCTGGTGCCGGGGCGGCCTGCTGGTTCCGGTTCGCGAGGCGTTCGGCTGGCACCAGGGCCGTTGGGGAGAGGGCCGCGGACGCAAGGAGCGCGACCAGGATCTCCAGGCCGCGAAGCTCGCGGAGTTGATCCCGGATCCGGGCTTTCGCCGGCACGGCCGCGGGCCGGGCTTCGCGGTGCCGCGTCACGTTGCCGTCATCGACGCCGGAGACTCGCCGGCGAAGTGCCTGCGCGAGGTCGCGGAGCGTCTGCTGGCGAACCCCGGGGACGACCTCGCGGTGCGGATCGAGGCGCCCGCCGGCCGCGACGATGGCGACCGCCTTTGGCGGGTTCTGAGCGCGGATCCGCGGATCACCGGCGGGCCGGTGGGGACGGCCCTGGAGCGCTACCCGCACTCGCCGTTCCACATCGCGATCCCGGCCGGCGTCATGCCGCCCCGTGGCCTGACGGGGAAGCTGCGCGCGGCGCTGGGTCGCGGAGCCAGGGCCGAGGTCTTCCTGCCGGACGGCGCGCGGATCGTCATCACCCGAACCTGGGCGCTCCACCGCGCGCGTCGCGCCGGCGGACGCGCCGAGGACTATGGGGAGTCGGCCACCGTTCGCGCCTCCCGCTTCCGTTTTCTCGCAGGCCGTTCCGCCGCCCGGCGCGTTCCCCGCGCGCGCCGGCGGCGGGGCGGTCGGGCCGCGGCCGCGCGAATCCGGGACGAGGTCCGGCAGGTGCGCGGAAGGGCGGGGCTGCGCCGGTTTGTCGCCTGGCTCGCTTCGGCTCTGCGCTGGCGGCTGCGTGAACTGCGCGATCGCGCCGCGAGCGGCGCGGTGGCCGGCCGGAGATCGGGGCGCTGA
- a CDS encoding O-antigen ligase family protein: protein MKQGVGLQALERPLRLAVFAGIALLLLTPFVVTTSTIFPFIVGKALWSRSIIEVVFALWAVLAIVDSRYRPPRSWLLGLLGAGFAVSLVSAAFGVSPLRSVWSTYERMQGLVDAAHWLALAVVLVSVLRTRAAWRALLAGVAGTGAAMALVVVGLGLDVHVPLYGGLPELDPPRIGGPLGNPTFLSGYLVVSLMVALGLAVHAWLAVRAAAAAAGASPPGAGAANPATPRHASARERKAWQRRARAAQRHAPAERPASSGSPRAAFALWAPAAALMLWAMTLAGSVGGFAGLFAALAFLAVAGAFRARGRLRMFAAGALVVLLGVAAAAGLRATAGDRSAGYLPDHPVARYVLSTHVTRPGVQSRLAAWKAGLGGFAERPALGYGPENFIDVFGRHVSGYGAFAEPHDRAHGKLVEVAATTGVAGVAAWLAMWGLALLAVWRAAWRLEAPERALVLFAGAGLVGYLAQAQFLFDTPTGSLQAALLLAFAAGLEGVAFGDARRFRLPGWLRDRWRALRGLKAARVALAAAALAATVAGLTVHRSVLAAAGVEHVPDESRPLEVLADAIDGFPPLADVHRRLLLEGLALEWSRIRAEDGARARRLLELAAREAAEAERARTAEWRIHHGAARVFATAASTDPEHQGEAERFLASSRVLAPNRPLFVAPLRPPDSLTGARRADGRYELRWRWPESAGYVAIEEFGGGAPRRFVLHAYDSARTSFVLPNGREPGVRRYRIKACWFPGQCSATAEWPAAGQGSDG from the coding sequence ATGAAGCAGGGGGTCGGTCTCCAGGCGCTGGAGCGCCCGTTGCGCCTTGCCGTGTTCGCCGGTATCGCGCTGCTGCTCCTGACGCCCTTCGTGGTCACCACGAGCACCATCTTTCCCTTCATCGTCGGCAAGGCGCTGTGGTCCCGCTCGATCATCGAGGTGGTGTTCGCGCTCTGGGCGGTGCTGGCGATCGTGGACTCCCGCTACCGGCCGCCGAGGTCCTGGCTGCTGGGCCTGCTCGGGGCGGGCTTCGCCGTCTCGCTGGTTTCGGCGGCCTTCGGCGTGAGCCCGCTGCGCAGCGTGTGGTCGACCTACGAGCGCATGCAGGGGCTGGTCGACGCGGCGCACTGGCTGGCGCTCGCGGTGGTTCTGGTTTCCGTGCTGCGGACGCGCGCGGCGTGGCGGGCGCTGCTTGCCGGCGTCGCGGGAACGGGCGCAGCGATGGCCCTGGTTGTCGTCGGTCTCGGGCTCGACGTGCATGTTCCTCTCTACGGTGGACTGCCGGAGCTCGATCCCCCGCGCATCGGCGGCCCCCTGGGCAATCCGACCTTTCTCAGCGGCTACCTGGTCGTGAGCCTCATGGTGGCGCTCGGCCTCGCGGTCCACGCCTGGCTCGCCGTCCGGGCCGCCGCGGCCGCTGCCGGCGCCTCGCCGCCCGGCGCCGGGGCGGCGAACCCGGCCACGCCGCGGCATGCGAGCGCGAGGGAGCGGAAAGCGTGGCAGCGCCGCGCGCGCGCCGCCCAGCGCCATGCCCCCGCGGAGCGGCCCGCGTCCTCCGGCTCACCGAGGGCCGCCTTCGCACTTTGGGCGCCGGCGGCGGCCCTGATGCTCTGGGCGATGACGCTCGCGGGCTCGGTCGGCGGGTTCGCCGGCCTGTTCGCGGCCCTGGCTTTCCTGGCCGTCGCCGGCGCGTTCCGGGCGCGCGGGCGCTTGCGGATGTTTGCCGCCGGCGCGCTCGTCGTCCTGCTGGGCGTCGCGGCGGCGGCCGGACTGCGGGCCACGGCCGGGGACCGGAGCGCGGGGTACCTGCCCGACCATCCGGTGGCGCGCTACGTGCTATCGACACACGTCACCCGCCCCGGCGTCCAGAGCCGTCTCGCCGCCTGGAAGGCGGGACTCGGGGGCTTCGCGGAGCGTCCGGCGCTTGGCTATGGTCCGGAGAACTTCATCGACGTCTTCGGCCGGCACGTTTCGGGCTACGGCGCCTTCGCCGAGCCGCACGACCGGGCCCACGGCAAGCTGGTCGAGGTGGCCGCGACGACGGGCGTGGCCGGCGTTGCCGCCTGGCTGGCGATGTGGGGGCTCGCGCTGCTGGCGGTCTGGCGCGCCGCCTGGCGGCTGGAGGCGCCTGAGCGGGCGCTCGTGCTGTTCGCGGGCGCGGGGTTGGTGGGTTACCTGGCACAGGCGCAGTTTCTGTTCGACACGCCAACCGGGTCGCTGCAGGCCGCGCTGCTGCTCGCCTTCGCGGCGGGACTGGAAGGTGTCGCGTTCGGAGATGCCCGGCGGTTCCGGCTTCCCGGGTGGCTGCGGGACCGCTGGCGGGCGCTGCGCGGGCTCAAGGCGGCGCGCGTCGCCCTTGCGGCGGCGGCGCTCGCCGCTACGGTCGCCGGGCTCACGGTCCACCGGTCTGTTCTTGCCGCGGCCGGCGTCGAGCACGTGCCCGACGAGTCCCGCCCGCTCGAGGTTCTGGCGGACGCCATCGACGGCTTCCCGCCGCTGGCGGACGTGCACCGGCGGTTGCTGCTCGAGGGCCTCGCGCTGGAGTGGTCGCGGATTCGCGCGGAGGACGGCGCCCGCGCCCGCCGTCTCCTGGAGCTGGCGGCGCGGGAGGCCGCGGAGGCCGAACGCGCGAGGACGGCGGAGTGGCGGATCCACCACGGCGCGGCGCGGGTGTTCGCTACCGCCGCTTCGACCGATCCTGAGCATCAGGGAGAGGCGGAGCGGTTCCTGGCCAGTTCGCGGGTTCTTGCGCCGAACCGCCCGTTGTTCGTCGCGCCGCTGCGTCCGCCCGATTCGCTCACCGGGGCGCGTCGGGCGGACGGTCGCTACGAACTGCGCTGGCGCTGGCCCGAGTCGGCCGGCTACGTCGCGATCGAGGAGTTCGGCGGCGGCGCTCCCCGGCGGTTCGTTCTCCACGCCTACGATTCCGCGCGGACCTCGTTCGTCCTGCCCAACGGTCGCGAGCCGGGCGTGCGGCGCTACCGCATCAAGGCTTGCTGGTTTCCCGGCCAGTGCAGCGCCACCGCCGAGTGGCCCGCCGCCGGGCAAGGGAGCGACGGATGA
- a CDS encoding sulfotransferase family 2 domain-containing protein: protein MLEWFAVHGGGWHSYRPDWYGGLLAQRGRDLARLINLYPDYSTFSFVRNPYARFVSIWRHARRVAASRKRLSPDWPGPERYGSLGEFAELCRELRADFRNRWGRDARAFFRGNAARRYGPAGIELRHLRFVVIHMAPQTDFLPDCNPENLFGVRRVNADPLSFIGAVETMEVDFARLAATLGLPGDRLPVRNASGTDGGGCYAEQYDGAARRLVEEIYAEDLAFTGCAFDGARSAPARLLERAGERPVRRRSPRTLPARAWRRLAALEIKAEERLVRWPPAVRLFRPFRVLRGFAR, encoded by the coding sequence ATCCTGGAGTGGTTCGCCGTCCACGGCGGCGGCTGGCACAGCTACCGCCCCGACTGGTACGGAGGCCTGCTGGCTCAGCGCGGCCGGGATCTGGCCCGGCTGATCAACCTCTACCCCGACTATTCCACCTTCTCCTTCGTCCGCAATCCCTACGCCCGCTTCGTGTCCATCTGGCGGCACGCGAGGCGAGTGGCGGCCTCGCGGAAGCGCCTCTCTCCGGATTGGCCCGGTCCGGAGCGCTACGGCAGCCTGGGGGAGTTCGCCGAACTCTGCCGGGAGCTGCGCGCGGACTTCCGGAACCGGTGGGGCCGCGACGCCCGCGCCTTCTTTCGCGGCAACGCCGCGCGGAGGTACGGTCCCGCGGGAATCGAGCTGCGCCACCTGCGCTTCGTCGTCATCCACATGGCGCCGCAGACCGACTTCCTGCCGGACTGCAACCCCGAGAACCTGTTCGGGGTGCGCCGCGTCAACGCCGATCCGCTTTCGTTCATCGGCGCGGTGGAGACGATGGAGGTGGACTTCGCGCGGCTTGCAGCGACGCTGGGGCTGCCGGGCGACCGGCTGCCGGTGCGCAACGCCTCGGGAACGGACGGCGGCGGGTGCTACGCGGAGCAGTACGACGGCGCGGCGCGCCGCCTGGTCGAGGAGATCTACGCGGAAGATCTCGCGTTCACCGGCTGCGCGTTCGACGGAGCGCGTTCCGCGCCGGCCCGGTTGTTGGAGCGTGCCGGCGAGCGCCCTGTCCGGCGCCGTAGCCCGCGCACCCTGCCGGCGCGCGCGTGGCGAAGGCTGGCGGCGCTTGAGATCAAGGCCGAGGAACGCCTCGTCCGCTGGCCGCCCGCGGTACGCCTGTTTCGCCCCTTCAGGGTTCTGCGGGGTTTCGCCCGGTGA
- a CDS encoding glycosyltransferase family 2 protein — MIKLPPVSVIVPARDAEATLPAALESILAQDYESGFEVIVADGSESDGTRQFVGGDFPGVRVVANPDGSIPSGLNRALAAARHPVIARCDARAALPPGYLTRAVAALFRTGAANVGGRVRPTGSTFFERAVALATSAPIGAGDARYRVGGPEGPVDTVFPGVFRRSALEAAGGWDESLLRNEDYELNWRLRECGGIVWFDPGLAVAYRPRGSLAALARQYFDYGRWKRAVLARHPRSWRLRQLAPPLLLVALAASAALAAAAGVIMAFASTESGTGTALLYAAAACPLGYALLLLLGAAAVGLRRRRPEAGLVPLAAATVHLAWAAGFFAGPPRRATGG, encoded by the coding sequence ATGATCAAGCTGCCGCCGGTCTCGGTGATCGTTCCCGCGCGCGACGCCGAGGCGACTCTCCCGGCGGCGCTCGAGTCCATCCTCGCCCAGGACTACGAATCGGGCTTCGAGGTCATCGTCGCCGACGGTTCGGAGAGCGACGGCACGCGCCAGTTCGTCGGCGGCGACTTCCCGGGCGTGCGCGTGGTCGCCAACCCCGACGGCTCGATCCCGTCCGGTCTCAACCGGGCCCTCGCGGCGGCGCGCCATCCGGTGATCGCCCGCTGCGACGCGCGAGCGGCCTTGCCGCCGGGCTACCTGACCCGGGCGGTCGCCGCCCTGTTCCGCACCGGCGCCGCCAACGTCGGCGGCCGGGTCCGGCCGACCGGCTCGACGTTCTTCGAGAGGGCCGTGGCGCTGGCCACGAGCGCGCCGATCGGCGCCGGCGACGCCCGCTACCGGGTAGGCGGACCGGAGGGTCCGGTCGACACGGTGTTTCCCGGCGTGTTCCGGCGGTCGGCGCTCGAAGCCGCGGGCGGCTGGGACGAGTCGCTGCTGCGCAACGAGGACTACGAGCTGAACTGGCGGCTGCGCGAGTGCGGCGGCATCGTGTGGTTCGATCCGGGCCTTGCCGTCGCGTACCGGCCGCGCGGCAGCCTGGCGGCGCTGGCGCGGCAGTACTTCGACTACGGGCGCTGGAAGCGTGCCGTTCTCGCGCGCCACCCGCGTTCCTGGCGGTTGCGGCAACTGGCGCCGCCGCTGTTGCTCGTGGCGCTGGCGGCTTCGGCAGCGCTGGCCGCGGCGGCGGGTGTGATCATGGCATTCGCGTCGACGGAGTCGGGGACCGGCACGGCGCTACTCTACGCGGCGGCGGCGTGCCCGCTTGGCTACGCCCTGCTGCTGCTCCTGGGCGCGGCGGCCGTCGGCCTGCGCCGAAGACGTCCGGAGGCGGGTCTCGTGCCGCTCGCGGCGGCGACGGTCCACCTTGCCTGGGCGGCCGGGTTCTTCGCCGGGCCGCCCAGGCGCGCGACAGGCGGATGA
- a CDS encoding sugar transferase, whose translation MSGREAWKRPFDLAFLTLASLLLFPLWLLLGLAIAAAIRLDDGGPVLFRQARLGRGGRVFEILKFRTMAVDAEERFGPQWAAWNDRRATRVGRVLRRFHLDELPQAVNVLRGEMSLVGPRPERPGRAARITRSVPGFPERLTVRPGIAGLAQARGGHDIEPRDKLRYDRLYIEAMSPGLDLKLCMTCLARALRASPARARRGWAARPARPAVPSDHDSAGVHGSRTGG comes from the coding sequence ATGAGCGGGCGCGAGGCCTGGAAGCGGCCCTTCGATCTCGCCTTCCTGACACTCGCGTCTCTGCTGCTGTTTCCGCTCTGGCTCCTGCTCGGCCTCGCGATCGCCGCCGCCATCCGCCTCGACGACGGCGGGCCGGTGCTGTTCCGCCAGGCGCGGCTGGGCCGCGGCGGCCGGGTCTTCGAGATCCTCAAGTTCCGGACGATGGCCGTCGACGCCGAGGAGCGGTTCGGACCGCAGTGGGCGGCCTGGAACGACCGCCGGGCGACCCGCGTGGGCCGGGTGCTGCGCCGCTTTCATCTCGACGAGCTGCCGCAGGCGGTCAACGTGCTGAGGGGCGAGATGAGCCTGGTCGGTCCGCGTCCCGAGCGTCCCGGCAGGGCCGCGCGGATCACCCGCTCGGTGCCGGGATTCCCGGAGCGTCTGACCGTGCGTCCGGGTATCGCCGGGCTCGCCCAGGCCCGGGGCGGGCACGACATCGAGCCGCGCGACAAGCTGCGCTACGACCGGCTCTACATCGAGGCGATGAGTCCCGGCCTCGACCTGAAGCTCTGCATGACCTGCCTGGCGCGGGCGCTGCGGGCCTCCCCGGCACGAGCCCGTCGCGGCTGGGCTGCCCGCCCGGCGCGGCCCGCCGTACCTTCCGACCACGATTCCGCCGGTGTCCACGGTTCGCGGACCGGGGGCTGA